The window AAGAGGTTTTTCGGTTTCGGAAAAAATGTATTCGTAACAGGACTCGTGAGTCTCTTCATGGACATGAGTTCTGAGATGATCTATCCGCTCGTCCCCATCTTCCTGTCGAATGTCCTCGGCGTCAACAAATCGATAATCGGTCTCATCGAAGGGATCGCTGAGTCTACCGCCAGCCTCCTCAGGGTCTTTTCCGGATGGTTCTCCGACAGGGCAGGGCGGCGCAAGGGGTTCATGGCCTTCGGATACGGCATATCCACCCTCAGCAGGCCGATAATCGCACTGGCGACCGGGTGGCATACCGTGCTCGGCGCGAGGTTTACAGACCGCTTCGGAAAGGGCATACGGACGGCGCCGAGAGACGCAATCATCGCCGAATCCGTTGATGAGACGCGATACGGCAGGGCATTCGGTTTCCAGAGAGCGATGGACACGATGGGTGCCGTCATAGGGCCCAGTCTCGCCTTCTTCTTCCTGACCGTATTTGCG of the Thermodesulfovibrionales bacterium genome contains:
- a CDS encoding MFS transporter, translated to MNDDKRFFGFGKNVFVTGLVSLFMDMSSEMIYPLVPIFLSNVLGVNKSIIGLIEGIAESTASLLRVFSGWFSDRAGRRKGFMAFGYGISTLSRPIIALATGWHTVLGARFTDRFGKGIRTAPRDAIIAESVDETRYGRAFGFQRAMDTMGAVIGPSLAFFFLTVFA